A genomic region of Leptolyngbya sp. NIES-2104 contains the following coding sequences:
- a CDS encoding heavy-metal-associated domain-containing protein: MTLQLTVPNMACSACGDTITTAIKSIDPAATVTADPKTKRVDIETQASEDSIKQAITDAGYTVA; this comes from the coding sequence ATGACGCTACAACTCACAGTGCCAAACATGGCTTGTTCTGCTTGTGGAGATACGATTACCACTGCAATTAAGTCGATCGATCCTGCTGCAACCGTTACCGCTGACCCAAAAACAAAGCGGGTGGACATCGAGACGCAAGCTTCAGAAGATTCGATCAAACAAGCCATTACCGACGCGGGCTATACCGTTGCCTAA
- a CDS encoding tocopherol cyclase family protein, with product MNQNTSPLPTPHSGYHWNRIPRRFFEGWYYRVTLPDVRQTFAFMYSIEDPQGGQPTSGGMAQILGPDDEYLCRTFPNVDRFWADSDQLALGHWRQSGTPKLLDPKRFDQTIVEGYQATNTWHQGRLKEPNGNDAEWQYSIAPVYGWGDRQSTAGILSSLQIFEPGWQVLMAHGHATGYINWNGKRYEFVNAPAYGEKNWGGAFPSKWFWLNCNAFDNEPDFALTAGGGRRGVLWWMESVAMIGIHYRGQFYEFVPWNAEVNWVIRPWGYWRMDARNQHYRVTVTGTTELPGTSLRAPTIDGMQFVCQDTMRGSVTVELWDRAERLIVCATSDLCGLETGGAPWNETWASGCGLNF from the coding sequence ATGAATCAAAATACTAGTCCGCTTCCGACTCCCCACAGTGGCTATCACTGGAATCGCATTCCGAGACGATTTTTTGAGGGATGGTACTACCGTGTGACGTTGCCAGACGTTCGGCAAACGTTCGCGTTTATGTATTCGATCGAAGATCCTCAAGGCGGTCAACCGACCAGCGGCGGCATGGCTCAGATTTTGGGTCCTGATGATGAATACCTGTGTCGAACGTTTCCGAATGTCGATCGGTTTTGGGCAGATTCGGATCAGCTTGCTCTCGGACATTGGCGACAATCAGGAACTCCGAAATTGTTAGATCCAAAACGATTCGATCAAACGATCGTCGAAGGCTATCAAGCCACAAATACTTGGCATCAGGGCCGATTGAAAGAGCCGAATGGAAATGATGCCGAGTGGCAATACTCGATCGCGCCTGTGTATGGATGGGGCGATCGACAATCGACTGCTGGAATTCTTTCATCACTTCAAATCTTTGAACCCGGTTGGCAAGTCCTGATGGCTCATGGACACGCCACAGGTTACATCAATTGGAATGGAAAAAGATACGAATTCGTCAATGCTCCCGCATACGGTGAAAAGAACTGGGGCGGAGCATTTCCGAGTAAATGGTTTTGGCTCAACTGCAACGCATTCGATAATGAGCCTGATTTCGCTCTTACGGCAGGGGGCGGAAGACGAGGCGTTCTCTGGTGGATGGAATCGGTTGCCATGATCGGGATTCATTATCGGGGTCAATTTTACGAATTCGTGCCCTGGAATGCTGAAGTGAATTGGGTGATTCGTCCTTGGGGATATTGGCGGATGGATGCTCGAAACCAACACTATCGCGTGACAGTTACGGGAACGACTGAGTTACCAGGTACCTCTTTACGTGCACCCACGATCGATGGAATGCAGTTTGTTTGCCAAGATACGATGCGCGGTTCTGTCACCGTGGAACTGTGGGATCGGGCTGAACGTCTAATCGTTTGCGCCACGAGCGATTTATGCGGTTTAGAAACGGGTGGTGCTCCCTGGAACGAAACTTGGGCATCTGGATGTGGACTTAATTTTTGA
- a CDS encoding DUF6464 family protein, with protein sequence MFSVLLILAIALLPSLLAFLLRHRLELQAQERLQAAMAAAERRQLQTLLRLPPDYQYVEGVGALIGDFTCVYNARSPYVRCAVNPSGPCETCRSYESKY encoded by the coding sequence ATGTTTTCAGTCCTTTTGATTCTTGCGATCGCGCTTCTTCCCTCGCTCCTGGCGTTTCTGCTCCGGCATCGACTGGAGCTTCAAGCTCAGGAACGACTTCAGGCGGCAATGGCAGCCGCAGAACGAAGACAACTCCAAACCCTGCTCCGTCTTCCTCCTGATTATCAATATGTCGAAGGTGTTGGCGCTCTGATTGGCGATTTTACCTGCGTCTATAATGCTCGATCGCCTTATGTTCGATGCGCGGTCAATCCTTCGGGTCCTTGTGAAACTTGTCGATCGTATGAATCAAAATACTAG
- a CDS encoding MbnP family copper-binding protein, whose product MKLQLSLMGSAIATLLSSAIAMAQSTQPVAIQFRGVVGDRSFQCTSTYSLGTSATSVAPSDFRFYVSEVALIDAQGKAVPVTLTQDDRWQYQNVALIDFENKTGSCTNGTVETNDRIVGTVPQGSYKGIRFTLGVPFNLNHEDATIAPSPLNLTSLWWNWRGGYKFARIDFVPPMSGMKHEGAHSPGKQPRESFAIHLGSTGCNANNNRQKPESCTNPNTSTITLDNFNPQTNVIVADIRSLVSNTNMSKNQPETGIGCMSEPKDGDCAGIMTSFGLPWNNQPARQSFFRVAQQR is encoded by the coding sequence ATGAAGTTGCAACTCTCTTTGATGGGTAGTGCCATTGCTACACTGCTTTCGTCTGCGATCGCAATGGCACAATCGACTCAACCTGTAGCGATTCAATTTCGTGGAGTTGTGGGCGATCGATCCTTTCAATGTACTTCGACGTATTCCCTTGGTACGTCTGCAACCTCAGTCGCTCCTTCTGATTTTCGCTTCTATGTTTCAGAAGTTGCGCTGATCGATGCTCAAGGAAAAGCCGTTCCAGTTACCCTCACGCAAGACGATCGCTGGCAGTATCAAAACGTTGCGCTGATTGATTTTGAGAATAAAACGGGAAGCTGCACCAATGGAACCGTTGAAACCAACGATCGCATTGTTGGCACTGTTCCCCAAGGCAGCTACAAAGGAATTCGGTTTACGTTAGGCGTTCCGTTCAATTTGAATCATGAAGATGCCACGATCGCGCCTTCTCCGCTGAATCTGACTTCGCTTTGGTGGAACTGGCGAGGCGGCTACAAGTTTGCTCGAATTGATTTCGTTCCGCCGATGTCCGGGATGAAACATGAGGGTGCTCATTCACCCGGTAAGCAACCGCGTGAAAGTTTTGCGATTCATCTAGGAAGTACTGGATGCAACGCAAATAACAATCGTCAGAAACCAGAAAGTTGTACGAATCCGAATACGTCAACCATTACACTAGATAACTTCAATCCACAAACGAATGTGATCGTGGCAGATATTCGGTCGTTAGTCAGCAACACCAACATGAGTAAAAATCAGCCCGAAACTGGAATCGGCTGTATGTCTGAACCAAAAGACGGTGACTGTGCTGGAATCATGACGAGCTTCGGACTACCCTGGAATAATCAACCTGCTCGTCAATCTTTCTTCCGCGTCGCACAGCAACGATGA
- a CDS encoding methanobactin export MATE transporter MbnM yields MKRWFNLAVLTVLSFCLAIALSAAFSRSDAASPYTWQLPAWTPPPNVPTNNPMSAAKVELGRHLFYEKRLSVMGEFSCATCHDQARAFTEKKSVSIGVTGEAHPRNAMSLANIAYNSVLTWANPLMTDLETQLLVPIFGEHPIEMGMAGKETELIAMLKGDPNYQKLFTEAFGNEEISINTMAKAIAAFERSLVSFNSPYDQYRYGGNDRAISEAAKRGEALFESERLECFHCHGGINFSDSITHSRLAFKEIAFHNTGLYNLDGKGAYPPNNTGIKEITLKPSDMGRFKAPTLRNIALTAPYMHDGSIPTLEKVIEHYSEGGRTIHAGKWAGVGNQNPLKSSFIKGFKLSDQEKQDLLEFLRSLTDESFIQNPAFRDPNVDRALTRSD; encoded by the coding sequence ATGAAACGCTGGTTCAATCTCGCCGTTCTCACGGTTCTCTCATTTTGCCTCGCGATCGCTCTAAGCGCTGCATTTTCCAGAAGTGATGCAGCTTCACCTTACACTTGGCAGCTACCCGCCTGGACACCGCCACCAAATGTACCGACGAACAATCCGATGAGTGCTGCCAAAGTGGAACTCGGACGGCATTTGTTTTATGAAAAGCGGCTGTCAGTCATGGGTGAATTCTCCTGTGCGACTTGTCATGATCAAGCGCGGGCGTTTACGGAAAAGAAATCAGTGTCGATCGGCGTAACCGGAGAAGCTCATCCCCGCAATGCGATGAGTTTAGCGAATATTGCTTACAATTCAGTTCTCACTTGGGCAAACCCATTGATGACTGATTTGGAAACTCAGTTGTTGGTGCCAATTTTTGGTGAGCACCCGATCGAGATGGGCATGGCAGGCAAAGAAACCGAACTGATTGCCATGCTGAAGGGTGATCCGAACTATCAGAAGTTGTTTACAGAAGCATTCGGGAATGAGGAAATTAGTATCAATACGATGGCGAAAGCGATCGCAGCTTTTGAGCGTTCCTTAGTTTCATTCAATTCGCCCTACGATCAATATCGCTACGGCGGCAACGATCGAGCAATCTCTGAAGCTGCAAAACGCGGTGAAGCTCTTTTTGAAAGTGAGCGGCTCGAATGTTTCCATTGTCACGGCGGCATTAATTTCTCTGATTCGATTACTCATTCTCGATTAGCATTCAAAGAAATCGCTTTTCACAATACCGGACTCTACAATTTAGATGGCAAAGGCGCTTATCCTCCGAACAATACAGGCATCAAAGAAATTACGCTGAAACCGTCTGATATGGGACGCTTCAAAGCTCCGACCCTGAGAAATATTGCGTTAACGGCTCCTTATATGCACGATGGCAGCATTCCAACGTTAGAGAAAGTAATCGAGCATTACTCAGAAGGTGGAAGAACAATTCATGCCGGAAAATGGGCGGGAGTGGGCAATCAGAACCCGTTAAAAAGTTCGTTTATCAAAGGATTCAAACTCAGCGACCAAGAAAAACAAGATCTGCTAGAGTTTCTTCGCAGTCTCACCGATGAATCCTTTATTCAAAACCCTGCATTTCGCGATCCGAATGTCGATCGAGCACTTACTCGGTCGGACTAA
- a CDS encoding M48 family metallopeptidase encodes MTQTVETLFEEGLERYKAGEDPETLIPVFKEICDRSRKTGAAWTCLAWLYLLAGKPALALPAAQKAVKLVPQDAQARINLVLAMLDLSKPGVRSHIEMAQQLTFAVEELRDEVQQNIEDGLARKPDWKSLQKVKAWLFES; translated from the coding sequence ATGACTCAAACGGTTGAAACTCTTTTTGAAGAGGGATTAGAGCGCTATAAAGCGGGAGAAGACCCAGAAACTTTAATTCCAGTGTTTAAAGAAATCTGTGATCGATCGCGCAAAACGGGTGCGGCTTGGACTTGTTTAGCGTGGCTCTATTTGCTGGCGGGTAAGCCTGCACTGGCACTTCCTGCGGCTCAAAAAGCGGTGAAACTCGTGCCTCAAGATGCCCAAGCTCGAATCAATCTCGTGCTGGCAATGTTGGATTTGTCGAAACCGGGAGTTCGATCGCACATTGAAATGGCACAGCAGCTTACGTTTGCGGTCGAAGAATTGCGCGATGAAGTGCAACAAAACATCGAAGATGGACTAGCTAGAAAACCGGATTGGAAAAGTCTGCAAAAAGTGAAAGCTTGGCTCTTTGAATCCTAA
- a CDS encoding RodZ family helix-turn-helix domain-containing protein, with translation MLAQDSMMVSVTGAGAESSEGFRALLSQLEAELYRSEVFRRALESLEETAPEGTSTQFCLKAVGREAIRLALREMLPQPAPEPKPAEPVRPRKPISETEQRRQECLARLGAQIRAARHARSMSIAELHSKTLVPVHQLQAIEAGHGAHLPEDVYLRGFIQRIAKVLNLDSVQLLDLLPAVDPVKAVLPTWYHPRKSTIGLGGVDLKPVHLYLGYAAVLSGGLVWLAQHQSAPTSSSELNAPQVSPAAKSEVQPTAKMSAGMQVAAPERL, from the coding sequence ATGTTAGCGCAAGACTCGATGATGGTCAGTGTTACCGGAGCAGGTGCAGAATCTTCCGAAGGATTCCGCGCTCTGCTGTCTCAACTCGAAGCAGAACTCTATCGGAGTGAAGTGTTTCGTCGTGCTCTAGAAAGCTTAGAAGAAACGGCTCCCGAAGGCACTTCTACACAGTTCTGCCTCAAAGCAGTCGGACGCGAAGCGATTCGATTAGCGCTGCGAGAAATGCTGCCTCAACCCGCACCGGAACCGAAACCTGCGGAACCTGTTCGCCCTAGAAAGCCCATTTCCGAAACGGAACAACGTCGTCAAGAATGTTTAGCCCGATTAGGTGCTCAGATTCGAGCCGCTCGACACGCTCGATCGATGTCGATCGCAGAACTGCACAGCAAAACGCTCGTTCCGGTTCATCAACTCCAGGCGATCGAAGCAGGTCACGGAGCGCACTTACCCGAAGATGTTTACTTGCGCGGATTTATTCAGCGGATCGCCAAGGTGCTCAATCTCGATAGTGTTCAATTGTTGGATTTACTGCCTGCCGTTGATCCGGTGAAAGCCGTTTTGCCAACTTGGTATCATCCACGGAAAAGCACGATCGGACTTGGAGGAGTCGATCTCAAGCCTGTCCATTTGTATCTCGGATATGCGGCAGTGTTGAGCGGTGGATTGGTTTGGCTGGCTCAGCATCAATCGGCTCCGACTTCGTCGAGTGAATTGAATGCGCCTCAAGTTTCGCCTGCTGCAAAATCTGAGGTTCAACCCACTGCAAAAATGAGTGCAGGAATGCAGGTTGCAGCGCCAGAAAGATTGTAA
- a CDS encoding 4a-hydroxytetrahydrobiopterin dehydratase codes for MSPLSLQELETQLKQLDGWTIENGKLHREYKFPSFVEAFGFMSSLALVSEALGHHPEWFNVYNRVTIDLTTHDAGGITSKDIAWATKANQLG; via the coding sequence ATGTCTCCACTTTCCCTGCAAGAACTTGAAACCCAATTGAAACAGTTAGACGGATGGACGATCGAGAACGGCAAACTGCATCGCGAATACAAATTTCCTTCATTTGTTGAAGCCTTCGGATTCATGTCAAGTTTGGCACTCGTTTCCGAAGCGCTCGGACATCACCCGGAGTGGTTCAATGTATACAATCGTGTCACGATCGATTTGACGACTCATGACGCGGGAGGGATTACCTCAAAAGACATAGCGTGGGCAACTAAAGCAAATCAATTGGGATAA
- a CDS encoding glycosyltransferase: MDTSLFLVVPVPFRIVNGEYGCDYQACDGLMRWLEHFDRIVVAAPVLPDNEPHDFAKLETWKSIEQLPGFDRIELVPLPYAFKPLIYLRHYQRVRKLLSQKIQECEYLCLMPCVWIGEWAGVACSEAIRLNRSYAIRADRVEHEVIRRMLKEDKSLKLKTRIKDTLTVPIIERYIMNFMRQADLGLFQGQDCYNAYAPASRNPRLIYYVHSQKSDQISPERLATKLDRIRQGEPLRLCYTGRATEMKGAIDWIEVIHDLKQRGMNFTATWIGEGNLLNDMKQLAQTLGVADLIHFAGFMSDHRSTLDLMQQQDVFMFCHKTPESARCLIESLVCGLPLVGYESSYPKTLVAQQGGGVFVPLDDKAALADQIEALDRDRDKLTTLVRQAAETGRGFDEESVFQKLSDLIKGCVIPKSSSEKPAIMAVS; encoded by the coding sequence ATGGATACCAGTTTGTTTCTTGTCGTACCCGTTCCATTTCGCATTGTGAACGGAGAATATGGCTGTGATTATCAAGCGTGTGATGGCTTAATGCGGTGGCTAGAACATTTCGATCGCATTGTGGTCGCTGCTCCAGTTCTCCCAGACAATGAGCCTCACGACTTTGCCAAACTGGAAACCTGGAAATCGATCGAGCAATTACCCGGATTCGATCGCATTGAATTGGTTCCCCTGCCGTATGCGTTCAAGCCTTTGATCTATCTGCGACACTATCAGCGCGTTCGCAAACTGCTGAGCCAAAAGATTCAGGAGTGTGAATATCTTTGTTTAATGCCTTGCGTCTGGATCGGAGAGTGGGCGGGGGTCGCGTGTTCAGAAGCGATTCGATTAAACCGCTCTTATGCGATTCGTGCCGATCGCGTTGAACATGAAGTGATTCGACGGATGTTGAAAGAAGATAAATCGCTGAAGCTAAAAACCCGAATCAAAGACACGCTGACAGTTCCAATCATTGAACGCTACATCATGAACTTCATGCGTCAAGCAGATCTGGGACTGTTTCAGGGACAAGACTGCTACAACGCCTATGCGCCAGCGAGTCGGAATCCGCGCCTAATCTATTACGTGCATTCGCAGAAATCGGATCAAATCAGTCCAGAACGGTTGGCGACCAAGCTCGATCGTATTCGGCAGGGTGAACCGCTGAGACTGTGTTACACCGGACGCGCCACCGAAATGAAGGGTGCGATCGATTGGATTGAAGTGATTCACGACCTGAAGCAGCGCGGCATGAATTTCACAGCGACCTGGATCGGGGAAGGCAATTTGCTCAACGACATGAAGCAATTAGCTCAAACGCTTGGGGTTGCTGATTTGATTCACTTTGCTGGATTTATGAGCGATCATCGATCGACGCTCGATCTGATGCAGCAACAAGACGTGTTCATGTTCTGCCACAAAACGCCAGAATCCGCGAGATGTCTGATTGAATCCTTGGTTTGCGGGTTGCCGCTCGTTGGATATGAGAGTTCGTACCCGAAAACATTAGTCGCGCAACAAGGGGGCGGCGTGTTTGTACCGTTGGATGATAAGGCTGCATTAGCCGATCAAATTGAGGCACTAGATCGCGATCGCGATAAACTTACAACTCTCGTTCGTCAAGCGGCGGAGACAGGTCGCGGATTCGATGAAGAATCGGTGTTTCAAAAGCTGAGCGACTTGATCAAAGGATGTGTGATTCCGAAATCAAGCAGTGAGAAACCTGCGATCATGGCAGTGAGTTAG
- a CDS encoding glycoside hydrolase family 9 protein, with product MRLQSLFPVGLGLLLTGCNVSGVDAGNTPQIKANQAYLVKPDILAVQINTGEIIHAKQSPYKPQSGDQIQQPRPLEEDWVIRNGKAIGSLVGKQRNIFYPLDQFVASPFDPQWADRNTSYRITSSEDSTYSSMLNPTSVYRKSKPTDMARVGQWKFEFPMAHTLYLKLPSPLKPGKTYQINFPNSKVAPLSFKYQPNVTRTEAIHVSHIGFAPQDPAKVAFLSTWMGNGGRVEYGAGLGFSVIDEKTNQKVFTGKTQLSRTSQENEDLRERNYSHTNVYWMDFTNLQTPGKYRVCIDTIGCSFAFEIRPDVWRNAFYTSARGLYHQRSGIELKEPYTKWTRPRPFHPDDGTVVYESTAPLSSVDQGIGSAEFVKKLSESETKRVVPNAWGGYFDAGDWDRRIQHVEVSRQMLELAELFPQYFDRVSLNLPESKDSLPDVINEALWTLDFFRRLQTADGGIRGGIQSQRDPRLGEASWQESFRAYAYAPDMWSSYMYAGAAARAANALKSRDPKLAQTYQESALRAMAYAEREAAQKSIGKFERDSRNLAALELYRLTGDSSWHRLFLQTTVFINPQKDVFVWDEHDQRDAAFLYARLPKNQIDSTVQQNAINALIRDADVAKSVGEQTAFKWSKELPYMPLGWGTGLGAPKAMSMVRAHYLTQNGKYLRSGVLATQFALGANPDNMTYTTGIGYRSPKNPLVFDQRVQGIEPPPGITVYGPYDPTFYSDVWTIELFKDVIFPAPIEWPATESYLDIFLFPMAAEFTVMQSISPTAYLWGYLAATNTTPARTNK from the coding sequence ATGCGGCTGCAATCTCTCTTTCCGGTCGGTCTTGGACTGTTGCTCACAGGCTGTAATGTCTCTGGGGTCGATGCAGGAAATACGCCTCAAATCAAGGCAAATCAGGCTTATCTCGTCAAGCCTGATATTCTGGCAGTTCAAATCAACACGGGTGAAATCATTCACGCCAAGCAGTCCCCGTACAAACCGCAGTCAGGCGATCAAATTCAGCAGCCCCGCCCGCTTGAGGAAGATTGGGTGATTCGCAACGGAAAAGCGATCGGCTCACTCGTAGGCAAGCAGCGCAATATTTTCTATCCTCTCGATCAATTTGTCGCCTCGCCCTTTGATCCTCAGTGGGCAGATCGCAATACCAGCTATCGAATCACGTCTTCGGAAGATTCGACTTATTCATCGATGCTGAATCCGACATCGGTTTATCGCAAATCCAAACCGACGGACATGGCACGAGTCGGACAGTGGAAGTTTGAGTTTCCAATGGCACACACCCTGTACCTCAAGCTGCCCAGCCCGCTCAAGCCTGGAAAAACCTATCAAATCAATTTTCCCAATAGCAAAGTTGCACCGCTGAGCTTCAAATATCAGCCAAATGTGACCCGAACCGAAGCGATTCATGTGTCTCACATTGGTTTCGCGCCTCAAGATCCAGCGAAAGTTGCCTTCCTTTCAACTTGGATGGGCAATGGTGGACGAGTCGAATATGGAGCGGGGCTTGGATTTTCGGTGATTGATGAGAAAACGAATCAGAAAGTATTCACCGGAAAAACGCAGCTCTCGCGAACCAGTCAGGAAAACGAAGACCTGCGGGAACGAAACTACTCGCACACGAACGTTTACTGGATGGATTTCACGAACCTTCAAACTCCTGGAAAATATCGAGTTTGTATTGACACGATCGGTTGTTCATTTGCGTTTGAAATCCGCCCAGATGTATGGCGAAATGCGTTCTACACCTCAGCACGCGGACTTTATCACCAGCGTAGCGGCATTGAACTAAAAGAACCGTATACGAAATGGACACGCCCTCGACCCTTTCATCCCGATGATGGAACTGTGGTTTATGAATCGACCGCACCCCTTTCGAGCGTCGATCAAGGGATTGGGTCAGCCGAATTCGTCAAGAAACTATCTGAATCGGAAACGAAGCGCGTCGTTCCGAATGCTTGGGGCGGCTACTTCGACGCGGGAGATTGGGATCGGCGGATTCAGCACGTCGAAGTATCGCGCCAAATGCTCGAACTAGCGGAATTATTCCCGCAGTATTTCGATCGCGTTTCTCTCAACCTCCCCGAATCCAAAGACAGCTTACCCGATGTGATTAACGAAGCCCTTTGGACGCTCGATTTCTTTCGTCGGCTCCAAACGGCTGACGGTGGCATTCGAGGTGGCATTCAATCACAGCGTGATCCGCGACTCGGTGAAGCCAGTTGGCAAGAATCTTTTCGGGCATACGCTTATGCTCCCGATATGTGGTCGAGTTACATGTATGCTGGAGCCGCCGCACGAGCCGCAAATGCGCTGAAATCTAGAGATCCAAAACTAGCGCAAACTTATCAAGAGAGCGCATTGCGAGCGATGGCTTATGCCGAACGAGAAGCCGCCCAAAAGTCGATCGGCAAGTTTGAGCGCGATAGTCGAAATCTTGCCGCCCTAGAACTGTATCGACTGACGGGCGATTCTTCCTGGCATCGACTCTTTTTGCAAACGACCGTGTTCATCAATCCGCAGAAAGATGTCTTTGTCTGGGACGAACACGATCAGCGAGATGCAGCGTTTCTCTACGCCAGACTGCCGAAAAATCAGATTGATTCCACCGTGCAGCAAAATGCAATTAACGCACTGATTCGGGATGCTGATGTTGCCAAATCGGTTGGTGAACAAACCGCGTTCAAGTGGTCGAAAGAATTGCCGTATATGCCGCTGGGCTGGGGAACCGGACTCGGAGCACCCAAGGCGATGTCGATGGTTCGTGCTCATTACTTGACGCAGAACGGTAAATATCTACGATCGGGCGTTTTAGCGACTCAGTTTGCGTTAGGAGCAAACCCGGATAATATGACTTACACCACGGGAATCGGCTACCGCAGCCCTAAAAATCCGCTCGTTTTCGATCAGCGGGTTCAGGGCATTGAACCGCCACCCGGAATTACGGTGTACGGTCCCTATGATCCGACGTTTTACAGTGATGTTTGGACGATCGAGTTATTTAAAGATGTGATTTTTCCAGCCCCGATCGAGTGGCCCGCCACCGAATCGTATCTGGATATTTTCCTGTTCCCAATGGCGGCAGAGTTTACCGTGATGCAGTCGATTTCGCCGACCGCTTATCTCTGGGGCTATCTCGCCGCTACCAATACAACGCCAGCCAGAACCAACAAATAA
- a CDS encoding oligosaccharide flippase family protein produces MTSSLKQLAIRGAFWTIAGYGGRQILRLGSNLIMTRLLRPEFFGLMALVTTIKIGIELFSDYGISQSVVNNKQGDDPVFLDTAWSLKVIRGFQIWVLSFVLAYPFAQFYRGQDPQGELLYLLPLVGFTAVLDGFSSTALLSWERHLEVRKLMIYDLAVTGASLVGFVLLCWWSPTVWALAIGNVLSGGINMVASHFVDSRYRNRFRLDREVLREIQNFGKWVAVASAIMFMADQADRFILAKLLSFEKLGVYTIAYTLASIPRDLIRELSSKVIYPTISKQLDIPRLHLREKIVKQRWLLLIGLAVSLALLTTCGDWVIMLLYQGRNKHWDQYQHATWMMPILCSGIWFSVLFYTTSPALMAISKPVYSAQSNFVRFAMVGIGMPLAFSQFGEVGAIVMVALSDFPLYAVNLYGLKQEKLSCTMQDLYCTAFFVAILVFCLLTRYSLGFGVPIHVLLQHA; encoded by the coding sequence ATGACCAGTTCGCTCAAACAGTTAGCCATCCGGGGTGCATTTTGGACGATCGCAGGTTACGGCGGCAGACAAATTCTCAGACTCGGTAGCAATCTCATCATGACGCGCCTGCTCCGCCCAGAATTTTTCGGGCTGATGGCGCTTGTCACCACGATCAAAATCGGGATCGAGCTTTTCTCGGATTACGGCATTTCCCAAAGCGTGGTCAATAACAAGCAGGGAGATGATCCGGTGTTTCTTGACACTGCCTGGTCGTTGAAAGTAATTCGCGGCTTTCAAATCTGGGTCTTGAGTTTTGTCTTGGCATATCCGTTCGCGCAATTTTATCGCGGACAAGATCCCCAAGGTGAACTGCTGTATCTCCTGCCGCTTGTCGGATTTACGGCGGTGTTAGATGGATTTAGCTCGACGGCATTACTCAGTTGGGAGCGTCATCTCGAAGTTCGTAAATTAATGATTTATGACCTTGCGGTGACGGGAGCTTCTCTGGTTGGCTTTGTGCTGTTGTGCTGGTGGAGTCCGACGGTCTGGGCACTTGCGATCGGGAATGTACTCAGTGGCGGCATCAACATGGTCGCGAGTCATTTTGTCGATTCACGGTATCGCAACCGATTTCGCCTCGATCGAGAAGTTTTAAGGGAAATTCAAAACTTCGGGAAATGGGTAGCGGTCGCCTCTGCGATCATGTTTATGGCGGATCAAGCCGATCGCTTTATTTTGGCGAAGCTGCTGTCGTTTGAAAAATTAGGGGTTTATACGATCGCGTATACGCTGGCAAGTATTCCACGCGATCTGATTCGAGAATTAAGTAGCAAAGTTATCTACCCAACGATTTCCAAGCAGTTAGACATACCTCGCTTGCATCTGCGCGAAAAGATTGTGAAACAGCGCTGGCTATTATTGATCGGTTTAGCGGTTTCGCTGGCGCTCTTAACGACCTGCGGCGATTGGGTGATTATGCTGCTGTATCAAGGCAGAAATAAGCACTGGGATCAATATCAGCACGCGACTTGGATGATGCCGATTCTGTGTTCTGGAATTTGGTTTTCTGTGCTGTTTTACACAACCAGTCCTGCATTGATGGCGATTAGTAAGCCTGTCTACTCAGCGCAGAGTAACTTCGTACGGTTCGCGATGGTCGGGATTGGGATGCCGCTGGCGTTTTCGCAATTTGGGGAAGTCGGCGCGATCGTCATGGTTGCCTTAAGCGATTTTCCCCTGTATGCGGTGAACCTCTACGGACTCAAGCAAGAAAAACTATCTTGTACAATGCAGGATTTGTACTGTACCGCGTTCTTTGTCGCGATTTTGGTGTTCTGTTTACTCACTCGTTATTCATTAGGATTCGGGGTTCCGATTCATGTCTTGCTGCAACACGCTTGA